The genomic DNA CATCAACTGCTTGCATCTGAACTGCATTTGGTCCACCAACATAACTGTAAGTTGTCAACTGAGGCAGGATCTCGCCAAATACTGCACCAGTTAATTGTGCCGTTAGTTCTTCTTGTGAAGCCGCCGTCCCCGTCACGACCAAATATGTGCCACCTGGAAATTCGATGAGTCGGTCAGCAGCAACTTGCTCATTCTTAGGTAAAACGGCCGCATAATGCATCATCTTATTATTAACAACTTCGTTAACTGCATACAAACTACTATCCTTTGCTTGTGACACTAACTTAGCTAACGAGCCATCCGTGTTAATTCGCGTCCAAAAGTCGGTCTTCTCACGATTGATACCTGCAAAATCATTAAATTGACTATTAATCGTCATTTCCAATCCTGCAACAGTAAATTGTTTCTTAGTTTCGATTTGATAAGCTGTCATTATTATTCCTACTTTCTTGGAATTACCTTGGTATTCCGTTTGATTGCTTTTATAATAACGATAAAAGGTTTCAAAAAGTGACACCTTTTGTAAAAAAGAAGGTTACCTGATGAATAAAACAACTAGAATCAACATGATTATGCGCTATATCAACAATCGTTCCCAATTTACACTTAAAGAATTGATGCAAGAATTCAACATCTCACGATCAACCGCTATTCGTTACGTGCGGACAATCGAAGATTTAGGACTACCATTAGTTGCAGAAACGGGCCGCAACGGTGGCTACGCCGTTATGCGTAATCAGGTACTTCCTGCCATCCATTTTACAACTGACGAAATCAAAATGATGTTCATCGCATTTATGGCCACTCGCAACCAGCAGCTCCCCTACCTCACTAGCCGCCGAACGGTGACCGAAAAATTACTCGGTCTCATCCCAATGACTCAACAAGATGATCTGCTCATCCTAAATCAACGAATCATTTTTGATGGCACTCATCCGCAAAATCCCAATTTGCTTGACCGGGCAGACTTGCCGGATCCGCTATTGGAAGCACTCATTCAACAATTGATCATTAACCAGTGTATGCAATTGACAGATAGCCATGAGCATACTTACACCGTGGCTGTTACACATCTCTACCATGAACAAAGTCAATGGTGGCTGGAATTTATTAACTTAGCGACGAACGTTTTAGTGCAATGGCCCTTAACTAAGATTACTCATGTAGAAAACGCTAACGTTAATTTGAATTCCCAGGCCATCGAAGCCAAACTGCAAGCAGCAACCCCAGCGCCAAATGTTGAACTGCACCTAGGTCCTACAGCGGTTAGTCGTTTCAAACGATACCATCCTTTTTCGTTGTCACTATCGTACACTGATCCTTATCAAATGCGTGGTATTTTACGGCACCATTTGCCACTAACCGTTGATGAAATCGCCTTTTTTGGTGATTGGCTGCAATTTCTTGGGCAAGACGTGGTACCTGTTCAGCTACCTGATGAGTTACAAAGATACTTGCGGGAACGATATCAGTAATTTGCAAATAAGGCAGTATTTTATAAATAACTAACCACTGAAAATTGTTCTTAGCCCCACCATTGACCGTACATCGTATAAAAGAAAGTGGGCCAAAAGGTGGTCTTAAATCCGGCGATTATTTCTGGGCTTAAAATAATTACCGGATTTTGGTCAAGCGAAACAAGCAACCTTTTGGCGTACGTTTCGACAATTTTTCTATCCGGCAGCTGATGTTAATCAGTTGGTGAAATATTAGGAGCTAGTATTTCTGGGCGTCCTTGGACTGCAATCAACGCTTTACCAGCTTTAATAGGCTGATTAGGCTCAGACTCAATCTGTTGATAATCTTTACTATTAGTTACAATAACCATAACCGTATCATCTAAATTGGCGGCTGTAATTACTGTTGGATCAAACTCACCTAAC from Lactiplantibacillus paraplantarum includes the following:
- a CDS encoding GyrI-like domain-containing protein, which codes for MTAYQIETKKQFTVAGLEMTINSQFNDFAGINREKTDFWTRINTDGSLAKLVSQAKDSSLYAVNEVVNNKMMHYAAVLPKNEQVAADRLIEFPGGTYLVVTGTAASQEELTAQLTGAVFGEILPQLTTYSYVGGPNAVQMQAVDDKFQGMDLVPVVMN
- a CDS encoding helix-turn-helix transcriptional regulator, which produces MNKTTRINMIMRYINNRSQFTLKELMQEFNISRSTAIRYVRTIEDLGLPLVAETGRNGGYAVMRNQVLPAIHFTTDEIKMMFIAFMATRNQQLPYLTSRRTVTEKLLGLIPMTQQDDLLILNQRIIFDGTHPQNPNLLDRADLPDPLLEALIQQLIINQCMQLTDSHEHTYTVAVTHLYHEQSQWWLEFINLATNVLVQWPLTKITHVENANVNLNSQAIEAKLQAATPAPNVELHLGPTAVSRFKRYHPFSLSLSYTDPYQMRGILRHHLPLTVDEIAFFGDWLQFLGQDVVPVQLPDELQRYLRERYQ